The following proteins are co-located in the Halorubrum aethiopicum genome:
- a CDS encoding TRAM domain-containing protein produces MELSESLRTLYSETIEQRDGEYQITVPAREIESGSLEIGETYRVAVISSSSTAETSTESTDQPTSPSAGSQQSAGPPVEEGDRCEVEIEAIGEQGDGIAKIERGYVVIVPDTRVGDYVTVEIDRTQENVAFATVVDRNPRGI; encoded by the coding sequence ATGGAACTCTCCGAGTCGCTTCGTACACTGTATTCTGAGACAATTGAGCAACGAGATGGTGAGTATCAAATCACGGTTCCGGCACGAGAAATCGAGAGCGGCTCTCTTGAAATTGGAGAGACATACCGAGTCGCGGTAATCTCGTCGTCGTCGACGGCGGAGACATCGACTGAATCCACAGATCAGCCAACATCTCCATCGGCAGGATCGCAACAATCAGCAGGGCCGCCAGTTGAGGAGGGCGATCGCTGTGAGGTCGAAATCGAGGCCATCGGCGAACAAGGTGACGGGATCGCGAAAATCGAACGTGGGTACGTCGTGATCGTCCCCGACACGAGAGTCGGTGATTACGTCACTGTAGAGATTGATCGGACACAGGAGAACGTCGCCTTCGCGACTGTGGTCGATCGGAATCCTCGCGGAATATGA